The sequence TAAAGATGTTTTCAAAAAAATGGGTGAGCATGGATTTTTTGGTGTGACATTCCCTGAAAAGTACGAGGGCAGCGGCATGAATTTCTGGTCTGCCGTGGTAATTACTGACGAATTGGCGCAGGCAAATATTGGCGGTCTGGCAATGTCGTTATATGCTCATACCTATTTGCCTCTTCCTTTAATAAATGTAATCGGTACAGAGGAGCAAAAGGAAAATTACCTTGTACCCGCTTTAAAAGGTGAAAAAATAGCTGCTTTGGGCATTACAGAACCCGGAGCCGGTTCGGATGTGGGGGGAATTACCACAACAGCCAAAGATATGGGCGACCATTACCTGGTCAACGGGTCAAAAACGTTCATCACCAATGGTACAATGGCTGACTTTGTTGTTTTGGTAGTGCGTACTGATGAGAAAAATTTGTCGCTCTTAATATTTGATACAAACACAGAAGGATTTTCTGCCACACCGATCCGTAATAAGCTCGGCATGCACACCTCAGACACTGCGCAATTATTTTTTGAAAATTGCAAGGTACCTAAGTCAGCATTGATAGGAAAAGAAGGGTACGGATTTTATTACATCATGAATAATTTCCAGGAAGAAAGGCTGCTTGCTGCCGTAACAAGCACTTTTATTGCTGATTGGGCATTTAAAAAAGCAAAGCAGTACACGGTGGAGCGCAAGGCTTTTGGCAGGCTGATAAGTGATTTTCAGGTGATAAGGCATAAATTAGCGCAAATGGCTGTGACGGTTGAAGCTTGCCGCTCAATCTCTTATCGTGCGGTTGCTGAGTTTATTGAAAAGGGCAATAAGGCCGAAAAGATCATCACAATGGCTAAAGCCTTTACCTCCGAAGAATGTATGAAAGTGATCAATGACGCTTTGCAATTGCACGGAGGCGTTGGTTATACTGAAGATTACGGCATAGCAAGGGCATGGAGGGACGCCCGCCTCATATCAATCGGTGCCGGCACAACCCAGATCATGCACGAGATCCTGGGTAAAATAATTTTAGACGAAGTGGAGCATAAAGATCAATTAAGACAATTTGCGAATGTCGAATGATGATTTACGATTATCATTTAATAATGAAAAGCTTATCGTTGATCATATTACTTTTAAGCATTCAATTAAAATGCTTTACTCAAAATCTACCAACCACTATACCCTATGCCCCACCAGTTGGCGGGGCTATGCACTATGCGCCTAATATTGACCCTTACAAATATATAGCTACGCTTGAATTTGACGGGAAAGATTTTTTTGATTCGGGTGAGCAAAACTTCCCACATTCTTTCAGCTTTAACACCACTCAAGATGCGAATAATGACGGGAGCATTGATGTTGAAGATAATCTTGAAAATTTGATCCGCTTCGCAATTGGCAATTATCTCTATGGAACTGGCAGA is a genomic window of Cytophagales bacterium containing:
- a CDS encoding acyl-CoA dehydrogenase; this translates as MTTNPFTEEHELLRQSIRKFIEKEIIPNVEEWEKNNICSKDVFKKMGEHGFFGVTFPEKYEGSGMNFWSAVVITDELAQANIGGLAMSLYAHTYLPLPLINVIGTEEQKENYLVPALKGEKIAALGITEPGAGSDVGGITTTAKDMGDHYLVNGSKTFITNGTMADFVVLVVRTDEKNLSLLIFDTNTEGFSATPIRNKLGMHTSDTAQLFFENCKVPKSALIGKEGYGFYYIMNNFQEERLLAAVTSTFIADWAFKKAKQYTVERKAFGRLISDFQVIRHKLAQMAVTVEACRSISYRAVAEFIEKGNKAEKIITMAKAFTSEECMKVINDALQLHGGVGYTEDYGIARAWRDARLISIGAGTTQIMHEILGKIILDEVEHKDQLRQFANVE